In a single window of the Cucumis melo cultivar AY chromosome 11, USDA_Cmelo_AY_1.0, whole genome shotgun sequence genome:
- the LOC127143980 gene encoding uncharacterized protein LOC127143980 → MRPRRRRLVSPCLCLVAAGLRDVMQKSKEMLGSCSELALQSPLLPSLRSSPLRQSAARLLLPPFLPSFIFSSFISIFLSIFIYVWRDEHLNHPNSHNNGFAPQRKKKGYSDPIPSSFSFHFLLGPTISAIIGLFSGVNLIFQPVPPSSAVFWSITLVPFNFFHLGGWKWEPLFSHSTKLEPIEEVTIKCDLLDMPAVGQLEKDAKYSLVYQLLKIFLTQRLDAYMEFQAANSSLLKSYGLVHEDCIAKMRLLSLVDLGSNESARIPYALIKGVTCVLLVLQINDDEVELWVVKAITSKLIDCKMDQMNEVVIVSSVQFGAISHGWKGFFSRESWTSPPQRSQTT, encoded by the exons ATGAGGCCTAGGCGGCGGAGACTGGTGTCGCCGTGCCTGTGCTTGGTTGCCGCGGGTTTGAGAGATGTTATGCAGAAATCGAAGGAGATGTTGGGGTCTTGCTCAGAGCTAGCTTTGCAA TCTCCTCTTCTTCCATCTTTACGATCTTCTCCGCTGCGTCAATCGGCCGctcgtcttcttcttccaccttttcttccatctttcatcttctcttctttcATCTCCATTTTTCTTTCGATTTTTATTTATGTATGGAGAGATGAACATCTGAATCATCCTAATTCTCATAATAATGGCTTTGCGCCACAACGAAAGAAAAAGGGGTACAGCGATCCCattccttcttctttctctttccatTTCCTTTTGGGGCCAACCATTTCTGCAATTATTGGGTTGTTCAGCGGCGTAAACCTCATTTTTCAGCCAGTTCCACCTTCCTCTGCTGTTTTTTGGTCGATCACTCTCGTACCCTTCAATTTTTTCCATCTGG GTGGATGGAAGTGGGAACCTCTTTTCAGCCATTCAACGAAGCTTGAGCCAATTGAAGAAGTCACCATAAAG TGTGATTTGTTGGACATGCCTGCTGTAGGGCAACTGGAGAAGGATGCCAAATATTCATTGGTTTATCAGCTTCTGAAGATTTTTTTGACCCAGAGATTGGATGCTTACATGGAATTTCAAGCTGCAAATTCTTCTTTATTGAAAAGCTATG GTCTCGTCCATGAAGATTGCATTGCAAAGATGAGGTTATTATCATTGGTAGATCTTGGCTCAAATGAATCTGCCCGTATTCCATATGCTCTCATCAAGGGTGTTACTTGTGTGTTACTTGTGCTTCAGATCAATGATGATGAGGTCGAACTGTGGGTCGTGAAGGCCATTACGTCCAAATTGATTGACTGCAAAATGGACCAGATGAACGAAGTTGTGATTGTGAG TAGTGTACAATTCGGGGCGATTTCGCATGGCTGGAAGGGGTTCTTTAGCAG GGAGTCTTGGACATCACCACCACAGAGGTCGCAGACTACTTAA
- the LOC103498981 gene encoding putative invertase inhibitor translates to MAIPHYFSVFILSIFFFSNFLIIQSSKTIKTADLIYKTCKKISREDPNISFNFCLTSLKLATNHSRCTDVRHLGLLSIGLLYRNVTSTCHHITKLVKNKKLDPFVKSCLDDCLELYSDAIPTVKQAMKDYKSKRYDDVNVAIGSVMDAATTCEDGFKERKGVASPLKKRDENAFELGAIVLSIMSLVR, encoded by the coding sequence ATGGCCATACCTCATTATTTCTCTGTTTTCATTCTctcaattttcttcttctccaacTTCCTCATTATACAATCCTCCAAAACCATCAAAACAGCTGACCTAATCTACAAAACTTGCAAGAAAATCTCAAGAGAAGACCCTAACATTTCCTTCAACTTTTGCTTAACATCTCTAAAACTTGCCACCAACCATAGCCGATGCACCGACGTTCGTCACCTCGGCCTCCTCTCGATCGGGCTCTTATATAGGAATGTGACCAGCACGTGCCACCATATCACAAAGTTGGTGAAAAACAAGAAGCTCGACCCTTTTGTTAAGTCATGTTTGGATGATTGTTTGGAACTTTATTCCGATGCGATCCCAACGGTGAAGCAAGCGATGAAGGATTATAAGTCGAAGAGATATGACGACGTGAATGTAGCGATCGGTTCGGTGATGGACGCAGCGACAACTTGTGAGGATGGGTTTAAGGAGAGGAAAGGGGTAGCTTCACCATTGAAGAAGAGGGATGAAAATGCTTTTGAATTGGGAGCCATTGTCCTGTCGATTATGAGTTTGGTTCGTTAA